Genomic DNA from Candidatus Methylomirabilota bacterium:
CGACGCTGCCGGCAAGATGATGCGCCGGCGCATCTTCGCCGACATGTCCTCGGACGAGACCGATGGCGTGCCCGACGGGATGAAGGTGGACGTCGAAGGCCGGGTCTACTGCACGGGCCCGGGAGGCACCTGGGTCTTCGCCCCTGACGGGACGCGGCTCGGCATCATCCGGACTCCCGAGGTGCCGGCCAACCTCGCCTTCGGCGGTCCTGATCTCAAGACGCTGTTCTTCACCGCCCGCACCTCCGTCTACACGATGCGCGTCAAGGTGCCGGGGCAACCACATCCCTACTACAGAGTGACGGCGGCATGACCATCAAGTTCGGGACCTTCCTCCTGATGCAGTCGCCCTCCGCGCGCTCCTCTCAAGAGATCTATACCCGAGCCCTCGACATCGCCCAGGCCGCCGAGACGCTCGGCTTCCGCAATGTCTGGCTGGCCGAGCATCATTTTTCGACCTACGGCTATCTCTCCCGGCCCGCGCAGCTCGCGACCTACATCGCGGCCAAGACCACGCGGCTCCGGGTGGGCACGGCCGTCATCGTGGTCCCCCTCCACCACCCGCTCGTGATCGCCGAGGAGATCGCCACCCTCGACCTCCTGGCCGGCGGGCGCGTCGACATCGGGCTGGGGCGCGGCTACCAGCACTACGAGTTCGAGCGGCTCGGCCTCGAGCTGGACACCG
This window encodes:
- a CDS encoding SMP-30/gluconolactonase/LRE family protein — its product is DAAGKMMRRRIFADMSSDETDGVPDGMKVDVEGRVYCTGPGGTWVFAPDGTRLGIIRTPEVPANLAFGGPDLKTLFFTARTSVYTMRVKVPGQPHPYYRVTAA